TGATTCTTCCGAAATCTTGTAAGCTCGATCCCGGTCTGGCGGGTTTCGGGGAAAATCTCCGGCTTGACCAGCTTGACGCTGACTTTTTCGACGCGAGCATCGCGAAAACCGAAGTTGCAGACATGCTCGGCGATGGTTTCCAGCAGATTGCGGTGAGGCTGCGACGGCAGGTCGCGGCAGATGAAATCATGCAGCGCGGTGTAATCGATCACCTGCGCCAGATCGTCGCCGAGCGGCAGATAATCCGGCGGCGCGGATGACGTCAGGGTTACGCTGACGATCACGGTCTGCGGCGCCTGTTTCTCCCGCTCGCAGCAGCCGACGCGCAGTTGCACCGGCACATCGCGCAGGAAAAGCTCGATCATGTCGCGTTTGCTCATTGAATATCCTTTTTGCGTTTCGGGCCTTCGGCCAAAGCTTTGACAACGCCGTGCCAGGTGCGGATTTCCTGTTCGGTCATCGCGGCGCGCTGAACCGCATGGCGCAGATTGCGCACCATGGTCGGACGGAGTTCCGGCGTCGTGAAAAATCCGGCCTCGTCGAGCGCGCCTTCCAGCCGGTCGAAGAAATTATGCAGCTCGTCCTTGGTGGCGGCGCGGTTCGGCTCCTGCCGGGGCTTGGGCGGCTTGTTCTGAGCCTCATGCCATTCGTAAGAAAGGATCAGCACCGCCTGCGCCAGATTGAGGGACGAGAATTGCGGATTGACGGGAATATAGATCGCCTCGTTGGCGAAGGTCATGTCGTCATGGGTCAGGCCGGTGCGCTCCGGCCCGAACATAATGCCGGTCTTTTGCCCTTCGGCGGCGAGGGGCAGCATGGCCGCCACGGCCTCGCGCGGCGTGAGCCAGCGTTTCGCCATGTCGTGATCGCGCGCCGATGTCGCATAGACGTGGTTGAGATCGGCCAGCGCCGTGCGCAAATCGGGGGAACACTTTCGCGTTGTTCAGAATCTCGTCCGCGCCGGACGCGGAAGCGTAAAGCCGCTCGCGGATCCACGGCTCCATCGGCTCCTTGCCCTCCTGCGACGGCCACGGATCGCGCGGATCGACGATGCGAAGCTGCGTCAGCTCGCAGTTCAGCATCGCCCGCGCGGCGGAGCCTATGTTTTCGACCAACTGCGGCCGAACGAGGATGATGATGGGGGCGGTCATTTCGTCAGTGTACTTATTCGTTATAGAGCATGATTGCAACCGATGCCGTCATTCCCGGCGTGCCATGACTGCCTTGGCAGGCATGGCACGAACGGGAATCCCGTTTCCTTTTTTTATCAATGAACAAACGGGATTCCCGCTCGCCGCTGCGCGGCGTCGGGAATGACGCCTATTCTAACTGTATTACCCCCGCCGCCATTCGGTCGCGCCGTCGGGCTTGTCTTCGAGGATGACACCTTGGTCGGCCAGCGATTTGCGGATGCGGTCGGCCTCGGCGAAGTCTTTGGATTTGCGGGCGTCGAGGCGGGCCTGGATTTGCGCGGCGATTTCGGCGTCGGTTAGTCCTTCCTGTCCGGCGGGCTGCCAGCGGAACCAAGCTTCGGGGTCCTGTTGCAGGAGGCCGAGCATAGATGTGGTTGACCGCATTTGCGGGGTCAAGTCAACCAAGTCTCCGCGATTACCTATAGAATCTGCCTTAAAAATTTTGTCCGCAAGTGTATGTATGAATGCAATGGCTTGAGGTGTGTTGAGATCATCATTCAGGATGTCAATTATTGCACTCACGGCAGTTTCTTTATCTTGTTGCGGCTGTATCGATGGCAAATCAGCATACACAGATAATTCTAAGCATCGTAACGCCCCATACCACCGGTCAAGCGTTGCCTTCGCCTGCTCCAGCGCAGCTTCCGAAAAATCCAGCGGCTGGCGGTAATGGGCGGAGAGCAGCACGAGGCGGATCACCTCGCTGTGATATTTTTTCAGCAGATCGCGGACGGTGAAGAAATTCCCCAGCGACTTCGACATCTTGTCATTGTCGATAGTCAGGAAGCCGTTATGCATCCAGACATTCGCCATCCGCTGGGTGCCGTGAGCGCAGCAGCTTTGCGCGATCTCGTTTTCATGATGCGGAAAGATCAAATCGAGGCCGCCGCCGTGAATGTCGAAACTCTTGCCGAGATATTGCGCGGCCATCGCCGAGCATTCGATATGCCAGCCGGGCCGCCCCCGGCCCCAGGGGCTGTCCCAGCCCGGCTGATCCGGCGTGCTGGGCTTCCACAGGATGAAATCGGCGGGGTCGCGCTTGTAGGGCGCGACTTCGACCCGCGCGCCCGCAACCAGCTCGTCGCGGTTGCGGCGCGATAATTCGCCGTAATTTTCCATGCTTGGCACATGGAACAAGACATGCCCGTCTTTCTCATAGGCATGTTTGGGAATGAGGGCTTCGATCATCGCGATCATCTGCGGAATATGTTCCGTCGCGCGTGGCTCATGCGTGGGGGGGCAGCGCATTCAGCGCCGCCATGTCCTCGTGATAGGCCGCCGTCGTGCGCGCGGTGATGCTGTCGATAGGCTCGCCGGTTTCCCTGGATTTGTTGATGATCTTGTCGTCCACGTCGGTGATGTTGCGGACATAGGTGACATGCTCCGCGCCATAGCGCCGCTGCAACAGGCGATACAGCACGTCGAACACGACCACGGGCCGCGCGTTGCCCAGATGCGCTAAATCATAAACCGTCGGCCCGCAGACATACATGCGGACATTCGCCGGATCGATGGGCTTAAATTCTTCCTTGTCGCGCGTGAGCGTATTGTAGAGGCGAAGATCGGACATTTACGCCGCGCGTCCCATCAGCCGCTCGCGCACTCTGTGCTCGCCGATTTGCGGCAGCAACAGCTTAAGTTCCGGCCCGTGCGCGTGGCCGGTGAGCGCGAGGCGCAGCGGCATGAACAGATCCTTGCCGCCTTTACCGGTCTTGGCCTTCACCGCCGCCGTCCAGGCGTTCCAGGTGGCGGTATCCCATGGCTCGGCGGGCAGGACGCTCAGCGCCTGCTCGGCGAAGGCCGGATCGTCGATTTGCGGCGTGACTGGGCCGCGCGCGACCTGCCACCATTCCCCGACGTCGGCGAGCTTGGTCAGGTTCGGGCGGATCATGTTCCAGAAATTTTCATCGACTTCGCCGAAGCCCAAACCGGCGAGGCGAGGGGCGGCTTCGGCGTAGGGCATGCCGTGCAAAATCCGCGCCGACAGGCTTTGCAGTTCGGCGACTTCAAATTTCGGCGTGCCGTGCGAGATTTTATCCAGGCTGAAATCGGGCACCAGCTCTTCGAGCCGCGCGGCGGCGATGACGGGATCGGACGTGCCGATCCGCGCCACCAGCGAGTTGATCGCCATCGCCTCGATGCCCATGTCGTCGCGCATGCTGGCGATGGAAAGCGTGCCCAGCCGCTTGCTCATCTCGATGCCGTCGCCGCTGACCAGCAGCGGAAAATGCGCGAAGCCGGGCGGCGGCAAATCCGTCAGCGCGCGCCAAATTTGGATTTGCACGGCGGTGTTGGTGACGTGATCCTCGCCGCGGATGACGTGGGAGATGGCGAAATCGGCGTCATCGACCACCGAACAGAAGGTATAGAGGGGCACGCCGTCTTCGCGCACCAGGACGGGATCGGACAATGCGGCGGCGGCGAAGTTCTTCTGCCCCTGCACGGCGTCATCCCAGATGACATCTTCATCGTTGAGCAGGAAGCGCCAGTGCGGCTTGCGGCCTTCGGTTTCCAGTTTTTGCTTTTCGGCGTCGGTGAGTTTCAACGCCCCGCGATCATAGATCGGCGGCAGGCCCCGGCCCAATTGCGCCTTGCGCTTCAGGCCGAGTTCTTCCTGCGTCTCATAACAGGCATAGACACGGCCCTTGGCCTTAAGATCGGCCAGCGCCTGGTGATAGCGTTCCATGCGGTCGGACTGGCGCGCGAACTTGTCCCATTCCAGGCCCAGCCACCGCAGGTCGCGCTCGATGAATTGCGCTAGATCCTCACGCGAGCGCTCGCGGTCGGTATCGTCGAGCCGCAGCATGAAGATGCCGCCATGGCGGCGGGCGAACAGCCAGTTGAACAGCACCGCCCG
This genomic interval from Alphaproteobacteria bacterium contains the following:
- a CDS encoding dihydroneopterin aldolase is translated as MSKRDMIELFLRDVPVQLRVGCCEREKQAPQTVIVSVTLTSSAPPDYLPLGDDLAQVIDYTALHDFICRDLPSQPHRNLLETIAEHVCNFGFRDARVEKVSVKLVKPEIFPETRQTGIELTRFRKNHGIM
- a CDS encoding TrmH family RNA methyltransferase — protein: MRTALADLNHVYATSARDHDMAKRWLTPREAVAAMLPLAAEGQKTGIMFGPERTGLTHDDMTFANEAIYIPVNPQFSSLNLAQAVLILSYEWHEAQNKPPKPRQEPNRAATKDELHNFFDRLEGALDEAGFFTTPELRPTMVRNLRHAVQRAAMTEQEIRTWHGVVKALAEGPKRKKDIQ
- the gltX gene encoding glutamate--tRNA ligase, whose protein sequence is MTQIKQVNVRFAPSPTGLLHIGNVRAVLFNWLFARRHGGIFMLRLDDTDRERSREDLAQFIERDLRWLGLEWDKFARQSDRMERYHQALADLKAKGRVYACYETQEELGLKRKAQLGRGLPPIYDRGALKLTDAEKQKLETEGRKPHWRFLLNDEDVIWDDAVQGQKNFAAAALSDPVLVREDGVPLYTFCSVVDDADFAISHVIRGEDHVTNTAVQIQIWRALTDLPPPGFAHFPLLVSGDGIEMSKRLGTLSIASMRDDMGIEAMAINSLVARIGTSDPVIAAARLEELVPDFSLDKISHGTPKFEVAELQSLSARILHGMPYAEAAPRLAGLGFGEVDENFWNMIRPNLTKLADVGEWWQVARGPVTPQIDDPAFAEQALSVLPAEPWDTATWNAWTAAVKAKTGKGGKDLFMPLRLALTGHAHGPELKLLLPQIGEHRVRERLMGRAA